A window of the Triplophysa rosa linkage group LG23, Trosa_1v2, whole genome shotgun sequence genome harbors these coding sequences:
- the anxa13 gene encoding annexin A13, with product MGNCQPTVFPYDDFDVVADIKAIRKACKGLGTDEQAIIDILANRCASQRLDIKQAYFDKYDDELVEVLKSELSGNFENAIIAMLDPPHVFAVKELRKAMKGAGTDEDVLVEILCTATNAEIATYSETYTQVHDRDLETDIEGDTSGDVRRLLTFLLQGNRDESYDVDETLAEQDAVSLFEAGEVGFGTDESTFSYILATRNYLQLQVTFKAYEAISGTEILDAIDKETSGTLKDCYTTLVRCAKNPQLFFARRLNAAIKGAGTDEDTLTRIIVCRSEIDLETIKDMYLEKYDVSLKDAISSECSGDFKRLLLAVLH from the exons ATGGGAAACTGTCAG CCAACTGTTTTCCCTTATGATGACTTTGACGTTGTTGCAGACATAAAGGCCATTCGTAAAGCCTGCAAAGGTTTAG GAACTGATGAGCAAGCCATCATAGACATCCTGGCCAATCGATGCGCATCACAGAGGCTGGATATCAAACAGGCGTACTTTGACAAATATGATGAT GAGCTGGTGGAGGTTTTGAAGAGTGAGCTGTCGGGAAACTTTGAGAACGCCATCATTGCCATGTTAGATCCTCCCCATGTGTTTGCTGTTAAAGAGCTCAGGAAGGCCATGAAGGGTGCGGGCACGGATGAGGATGTCCTGGTGGAGATTTTGTGTACCGCTACGAATGCT GAGATCGCCACTTACAGCGAGACCTACACCCAAG TGCATGATAGAGATTTGGAGACAGACATTGAAGGAGACACCAGTGGGGATGTGAGGAGGCTGCTAACCTTTCTTCTTCAG GGTAACAGGGACGAGAGCTATGATGTGGACGAAACGCTGGCTGAGCAAGATGCTGTCTCTCTGTTTGAG GCTGGAGAGGTTGGCTTTGGCACAGATGAGTCCACTTTCAGCTACATACTAGCCACCAGGAACTATTTGCAGCTGCAGGTCACATTCAAAGCCTATGAAGCC ATTTCTGGAACAGAGATTTTGGATGCAATCGATAAAGAAACATCTGGAACTCTAAAGGATTGCTACACCACACTAG TGAGGTGTGCAAAGAACCCCCAGCTGTTCTTTGCTCGGAGACTGAACGCTGCGATAAAAGGAGCCGGCACTGATGAAGACACTCTCACCCGCATCATTGTGTGCCGCTCAGAG ATTGATCTGGAAACCATTAAAGACATGTACCTGGAAAAATATGATGTGTCCCTGAAGGATGCCATCTCCTCGGAATGCAGCGGAGATTTCAAGCGCCTCCTGCTGGCCGTCCTGCACTAA
- the zgc:174877 gene encoding zinc finger MYM-type protein 4 isoform X1, producing the protein MNMFDLKCENSSDEEGEEIDGDPTLAAQISRCANISSADLDELENSRNESSTVKQTVWAVKCLKTWMREKQINSIDLTTVEKSELTPVLREFYGSIRTSKGELYGISSYVGLRAGLNRFFNDPPLSRGWNLMQDAEFRSANNVFKGIVKQTRRSGRDVTTHYPPISPEDLDILKHSSALDPGNPRGLLNKVWFDIQLHFGLRGKEGNRHLRPDSMTLKRDLNGLKYFTMVLQDVFRESKNPIKRDKDKKGAAMYEEPGNPLCPVASLEKYLSKIPPDAKALYLQPKRTHVFNDEFWYTALPLGINNLSQMLPRICREAGTQTTYTNHSLRLTALQKLTESRQIMTVCVHSVHIETNPHLQQESAPYSASSEIDSSSVTQESPVSSHGWLKKEPENEIIEWENINSEAAVDAEQDNTSNAISTATTPMEVLPPSVMLTITKLQCLVESKQQKIEALEKQVQDLQEDRKFLRTQIENLTSARVVQVPEASTSVFLRPRSHKRRQKSMSNPCDSDESFTDGSETSDSSEELSNIKKKRHNKKKRKRGYVQCE; encoded by the exons ATGAATATGTTTGACCTGAAGTGTGAAAACTCGTCAGATGAGGAGGGAGAAGAAATTGATGGAGATCCCACTTTAGCAGCGCAAATATCCAGGTGTGCAAACATCTCGTCGGCAGATTTAGACGAGCTGGAGAACAGCCGAAACGAATCGAGTACTGTCAAACAAACAGTGTGGGCGGTGAAATGTCTTAAAACGTGGATGCGCGAGAAACAGATCAACAGCATCGACTTAACAACCGTCGAAAAATCTGAACTGACCCCAGTGCTGCGGGAATTTTACGGATCCATTCGGACAAGTAAAGGAGAACTGTACGGTATCAGCAGCTATGTCGGGCTCCGGGCTGGATTAAATCGTTTTTTCAATGACCCTCCTCTTTCTCGTGGCTGGAATTTGATGCAGGACGCTGAATTCAGATCGGCCAACAATGTTTTCAAAGGCATCGTTAAACAGACGCGACGATcgggtagggatgtaacaacaCACTACCCCCCGATCTCACCCGAAGACCTGGATATATTAAAACACTCTTCTGCACTAGACCCTGGCAACCCCAGAGGTTTATTAAATAAGGTCTGGTTTGACATCCAGTTACATTTTGGACTCCGGGGAAAAGAGGGCAATCGACACCTGCGGCCAGACTCGATGACACTTAAACGTGAcctaaatggtttaaaatatTTCACTATGGTATTACAGGATGTGTTTCGTGAATCAAAGAACCCAATTAAACGGGACAAGGACAAGAAGGGGGCCGCTATGTATGAAGAGCCTGGCAACCCACTCTGTCCCGTCGCCTCTTTGGAgaaatatttaagcaaaatcCCGCCAGACGCAAAGGCGCTCTACCTGCAGCCCAAAAGAACGCATGTGTTCAACGATGAGTTCTGGTATACAGCTCTACCTTTGGGAATCAATAATCTGTCTCAAATGCTGCCCAGAATATGCAGAGAGGCCGGGACGCAGACCACATACACTAACCACAGTCTGAGGCTCACTGCGCTTCAAAAACTGACTGAATCCAGACAGAtcatgactgtgtgtgtgcacag TGTCCATATTGAGACGAACCCTCATTTGCAGCAGGAATCTGCTCCATATTCAGCCAGCAGTGAGATTGACTCCAGCTCTGTGACACAGGAGAGTCCTGTGAGCAGCCACGGCTGGTTAAAAAAAGAAccagaaaatgaaataattgaGTGGGAAAATATAAACTCGGAGGCCGCCGTTGATGCTGAGCAGGACAACACAAGCAATGCCATCTCCA CAGCAACGACCCCGATGGAGGTTTTACCCCCCAGTGTGATGCTGACCATCACCAAACTTCAGTGTCTTGTGGAGAGCAAACAGCAGAAGATTGAAGCACTGGAGAAACAAGTGCAGGACCTACAGGAGGATCGCAAGTTCCTCCGCACACAGATCGAGAACCTCACCAGCGCTCGTGTGGTTCAAGTACCAGAAG CGAGCACTTCAGTGTTTTTACGGCCCAGGTCACATAAGAGACGGCAGAAAAGCATGTCTAACCCATGTGACAGTGATGAGAGCTTTACCGATGGGTCTGAGACCAGTGATTCATCTGAGGAGTTGAGCAACATCAAGAAAAAACGACACAACAAGAAGAAACGGAAGAGAG GTTATGTGCAGTGTGAGTAA
- the zgc:174877 gene encoding zinc finger MYM-type protein 4 isoform X2 has protein sequence MNMFDLKCENSSDEEGEEIDGDPTLAAQISRCANISSADLDELENSRNESSTVKQTVWAVKCLKTWMREKQINSIDLTTVEKSELTPVLREFYGSIRTSKGELYGISSYVGLRAGLNRFFNDPPLSRGWNLMQDAEFRSANNVFKGIVKQTRRSGRDVTTHYPPISPEDLDILKHSSALDPGNPRGLLNKVWFDIQLHFGLRGKEGNRHLRPDSMTLKRDLNGLKYFTMVLQDVFRESKNPIKRDKDKKGAAMYEEPGNPLCPVASLEKYLSKIPPDAKALYLQPKRTHVFNDEFWYTALPLGINNLSQMLPRICREAGTQTTYTNHSLRLTALQKLTESRQIMTVCVHSVHIETNPHLQQESAPYSASSEIDSSSVTQESPVSSHGWLKKEPENEIIEWENINSEAAVDAEQDNTSNAISTTTPMEVLPPSVMLTITKLQCLVESKQQKIEALEKQVQDLQEDRKFLRTQIENLTSARVVQVPEASTSVFLRPRSHKRRQKSMSNPCDSDESFTDGSETSDSSEELSNIKKKRHNKKKRKRGYVQCE, from the exons ATGAATATGTTTGACCTGAAGTGTGAAAACTCGTCAGATGAGGAGGGAGAAGAAATTGATGGAGATCCCACTTTAGCAGCGCAAATATCCAGGTGTGCAAACATCTCGTCGGCAGATTTAGACGAGCTGGAGAACAGCCGAAACGAATCGAGTACTGTCAAACAAACAGTGTGGGCGGTGAAATGTCTTAAAACGTGGATGCGCGAGAAACAGATCAACAGCATCGACTTAACAACCGTCGAAAAATCTGAACTGACCCCAGTGCTGCGGGAATTTTACGGATCCATTCGGACAAGTAAAGGAGAACTGTACGGTATCAGCAGCTATGTCGGGCTCCGGGCTGGATTAAATCGTTTTTTCAATGACCCTCCTCTTTCTCGTGGCTGGAATTTGATGCAGGACGCTGAATTCAGATCGGCCAACAATGTTTTCAAAGGCATCGTTAAACAGACGCGACGATcgggtagggatgtaacaacaCACTACCCCCCGATCTCACCCGAAGACCTGGATATATTAAAACACTCTTCTGCACTAGACCCTGGCAACCCCAGAGGTTTATTAAATAAGGTCTGGTTTGACATCCAGTTACATTTTGGACTCCGGGGAAAAGAGGGCAATCGACACCTGCGGCCAGACTCGATGACACTTAAACGTGAcctaaatggtttaaaatatTTCACTATGGTATTACAGGATGTGTTTCGTGAATCAAAGAACCCAATTAAACGGGACAAGGACAAGAAGGGGGCCGCTATGTATGAAGAGCCTGGCAACCCACTCTGTCCCGTCGCCTCTTTGGAgaaatatttaagcaaaatcCCGCCAGACGCAAAGGCGCTCTACCTGCAGCCCAAAAGAACGCATGTGTTCAACGATGAGTTCTGGTATACAGCTCTACCTTTGGGAATCAATAATCTGTCTCAAATGCTGCCCAGAATATGCAGAGAGGCCGGGACGCAGACCACATACACTAACCACAGTCTGAGGCTCACTGCGCTTCAAAAACTGACTGAATCCAGACAGAtcatgactgtgtgtgtgcacag TGTCCATATTGAGACGAACCCTCATTTGCAGCAGGAATCTGCTCCATATTCAGCCAGCAGTGAGATTGACTCCAGCTCTGTGACACAGGAGAGTCCTGTGAGCAGCCACGGCTGGTTAAAAAAAGAAccagaaaatgaaataattgaGTGGGAAAATATAAACTCGGAGGCCGCCGTTGATGCTGAGCAGGACAACACAAGCAATGCCATCTCCA CAACGACCCCGATGGAGGTTTTACCCCCCAGTGTGATGCTGACCATCACCAAACTTCAGTGTCTTGTGGAGAGCAAACAGCAGAAGATTGAAGCACTGGAGAAACAAGTGCAGGACCTACAGGAGGATCGCAAGTTCCTCCGCACACAGATCGAGAACCTCACCAGCGCTCGTGTGGTTCAAGTACCAGAAG CGAGCACTTCAGTGTTTTTACGGCCCAGGTCACATAAGAGACGGCAGAAAAGCATGTCTAACCCATGTGACAGTGATGAGAGCTTTACCGATGGGTCTGAGACCAGTGATTCATCTGAGGAGTTGAGCAACATCAAGAAAAAACGACACAACAAGAAGAAACGGAAGAGAG GTTATGTGCAGTGTGAGTAA